The sequence CTATATATTTTAGGAGTAGGATCAAGAAATAAAGGTCTTAATTGATAAAGAGAAAAGGCACAGAAGGAAACTGTTTATAGTTCATTAGTTAATGAACATTTCTAGTTTTGATAGTCTTCTATAAGGCTCATCTACTGGGGAAGACTGTAGCCAATATTATGAAAAACAAATGATCATTTCTTCAATCTCTCTGTATTATTAGTTATCCAGTAGAATGGGAGTTCGTTATGGTCTGTATTTCCAGTTTTTCCCTCATTTGCTgtaatttttatctaaattgtATATATTCCCTTCTATTTCAGGTTAGTTATTGATAGAGAGACAGGGAAACCAAAAGGTTATGGATTCTGTGAATATAAGGACGAAGAGACAGCATTAAGCGCTCGTCGTAATCTCCAGGGTTATGAGATCAATGGCAGGCAATTACGAGTTGATTTTGCTGAGAATGACAAAAATGCTGACAGAAATCGTGAGCAGGTATAGTTCTTAATTGTTTTGATGATACGGCGCTTCTATGCATTTGTTGCTTTTAATATGTTTTCACTTAGATATTATCTTGTTTATAGCAGTACTTATTTTGGAAGCAACACACTTGTTTCTAAAGTACAGTTGATGCTCCAAAATGTGGACAAGGCACCCATATCCCTGTAGTTGGGCTTGTCTTTGTGGTTGGTTGCTATGGTTTGACAATCAACTTTCAACTTTACACTGCTGGTAAACTAAAatagttatcaataaaatcataaacaaATTGTATTGGAAAAGTTCATTTCAGATGTATACTAATTGAGaatattttacaataatattatatgcGCACGTCAGTGAATCAAGATGTTGATTCAATTTTATGGAAATATCTAGATGCAAGCAGATGATGAGGTCCCACATGAGAACTACAAAGTGCCTCACTTGATGAATTGCCTAGATACACGTAACAAAtatgacatatatataaagtgcCATGCAGGTGCATCAACATGGCTGGAGGATAAAGTCTTACATTGTTAAATGACTATAtaacttaaattaataaaaaacctAGATTTTGCTGTTGAAGAATTTATGAATGGATGGATTCAAGTGATAATTAGCTTATGCTCTTTAATTCAGACATTTGAATGCCAAGAAGATGGGTAAATCGGGGAAGTATGCAGTTTGCGCAAATGGATGAATACATGTGAAGCTTTTACAATACATGTGAAGCTTTTACTATGGAGAACCTGATGCTTTAGATTTGCATGCTCTTTGgtgattaatttattctttaacaCTAAATGTGATTGTATCAACTTCTCAATGATTTTCATTTTACGTGCTTGGGGTTTCAAAATTTCtgttaatataaaatctaagatttttttatatggttTTTCATGTTTGCTACCGTAGTTTCCTGAATTGTTCTCATTGACACTGGACTACCTTATGAGTGACGGTATGAAGGTGGGCTGCAGATTTCACTGATTATTTGGAATTGTTTGCAGTAATTGAACATAAAGTAACCTTTCGTTATTCTATTATATCTCAATCTACTCTGGAAGAAAAAGTTAATAACTGGGATTGGATATTTTGTGCCATCATGGTTATGAATGGTTGATGCACTTGCGGAGGATAAACATGTGTCTTAACTCACACCACAGCAGATCCCTCAGATACTCGGAACTTTCAATAGTAACCTTTGATATATACATGCACATAGCCCACTTGCTCTATTGGTATACTTAGGGACAGTAGATTTTTGCATTGTTCTTCATCtttgttttgtgttttcttCAAATGCCCGGTTCTTTTTGTTGTAATTTCTGAGGTCAATACACTAATGGATATGGATTATGCTTACTTGCAGGGTCGTGGGGGACCTGGACTAGCTAATATTGgttagtttcttcttttccaaTTATTGATGCGGAATTATCTTTTTGCATAGACAATTCTGTTAatcttatttgtatttttcatGTCACAGACCCTCAGAAACAAATAGGAGGCCCAGCAATCCTCGGGGAATCTGCTCAACATCAGCCTATTGGTCTACACATAGCTATAACTGCTGCAACTGTCATGGCAGGAGCTTTAGGTGGTGTTCAGACTGGCATGCAGTCAAATCTAAATGGTTTACAGAGTCAGTCAGCATTAGCTAGTGACCCCTTAACTCTTCATTTGGCCAAAATGTCTAGGAGTCAATTGAATGATATCATGTCTGAGCTGAAGGTATACATTTAAACAAAGCttgtatttattatgttttccTGGATTTCGTTTGCTgctgatttattttttgatatctgGCCTTCTTAGGTGATGGCAACACAGAACAAGGAATCAGCTCGTCATCTACTGCTTACGAAACCACAGTTGCCAAAAGCTCTTTTTCAGGTATTTTCCGTTATTTGTTGTTCCTATAAACTTTCAAGTCCTATTATTCttgtcatttttcttttccgaACTGTCAATTTAACTGGAGGAATTGAGGGTAGTTTGTCTAGTTCTTCTTGAAGCCAATTATTCCTAGATTCATTTTTTCATGGCGTTCTGGAGAGGCCGTCTCTGTGCTATATCTATTCTTAACAGAAAACTGCAggttaatttttagtatatgtataatttattaaatatggaCCCTGTGATAGAGTCCTCGGTTTTTCTACTGGCAATGATTTAGCTTGTTGAGTTCTATTCATATATATGATTATGCTTCAGTAACCTATTGTAGCTCTTCTgtacaatattaattattgcTTTTGCAATTTGATTGTGACATGCTGGCATTTATCTACTGTTTGGTTGGACAAGTCACAAGTGCTCGTGTAATAACTTTTACAGGCGCAGATAATGCTAGGAATGGTGACCCCACAAGTGGTTTGTTTCAATACCTCAAAAACTTAGTTTTGTTCTTACTGCATAGTGATTATGCCTCATAAGCGTTTTTGAATTATGCAGTTGCAGATGCCAAATATTCGGCAACCTCCAGGTCAACCTGCAGTCCGTCCCTTAGAAGATTCTCAGCAGGGCCAGCGGCCAGCAATCCAAAATGTTCCAGGATTACCCCCCTTTTCACAGAGGATTCAGTCTAGCTTGGTGCCTAAATTGCAAGAAGGTCAATTCTCTTCTGTCTCTCAAAATTCTTTGGTGCAAAACCAATTTTCTGTACCCCCACAATTAGTCCAGCCTCGAACACAGATTCAGCAACACTCTAATAGCCACATTCCTCAACAAGCCATATTATCAGGCCAATCTGGAGTTCCGCCCATCCcccatgtacacccttctgtTAGACCACAAATTCAGGTGGCCAATTCCTCGTCTTTGAACCAACAGACACCCCCTTCACTGCTACAACAGCCAGGAAAACAGGTTAGAACTGCAAATTTTGGACGTGCCTCTCATATAGTTCTACCAAATGTAGCAATGGAATCATCTATTTTTCCTCGTCCTCTCCAGCCGGATGCCGCATTCCAGGTACCAAtgttttactaatttatattatccTATTAAAAAGGACTAGACATGACTGCTTTGGTAGGAAGTAACTTTTCTAGTACCTCTAATACCTAGTTATGAATATTGATTCAAATGTTTCCATATATCTAATATACTTCATAATAACAGCCTGGACCCCCAATATTATCAGGCATTTCGGATTCGGTTGGCCGTGGTGCTGATAGATCTACCCAAGTTCCAGATGACACAGCTCAGGTCCACAGAAATAATGCATATTTCAAAATGCAAACAAACATGGTTAATGATTCTAAAGAACCCATCAATCGCCCTTCAAAGATGCTAAAATTGGATGACGGAAGGAGCATGTCTTTCTCATCAAGTGCTTTGAATGTGTCTAAATCTGGGCCAACCCAATCACATGCAATTAGTTCAGTGCCAGCAAATTCACTTCCTAAGCCAGAAGAGTTGCAAACTTCTGAAAAACAGGTTTCTCAGGTAAGGTTTAAATCATCTGCTTTTTCTCTTCAGTTTGCATTTACCATTTGATCTCCTAAATTGccaattattatcatttaagGCATGATTTTTAACTATTGTGGTTATGGTGGATTTTGATGGGCATCATGCATATCTCTGCAGTGCATTGCTGTATATATTCTGAAGTCTTTCATGTATGATCTTTAGATGTTTTTTGGTGATTCTTTGTTGGGCTATtgaccaaaataaattttgaatttatgcACCTTTCATTTGTGAcaactttaaatttaatggAATGATCAAGAGCAACAGTTTATAGCCACTGATTATTCTCTTTAGACTTCCAGTGTTGAAGTTGCATAAAGCTGGTTTCCCTAATCAGTGAGTGCAATATCAATGATTGCAACCGGCATAATCAAATGGGTTCCAAGTCTTTAAGAATGTCTTTATGTCAAAAATGTTGAAGTATCATGAGCAGATtccaaatatatccttcttgtCACAATTGAAGTTTTTACACATTATGTTTGTTAGTATGTCTTCTTTGCTGGGTGGTTGGATTCTGAAAAAACGTCGAGATGAAGTGCCTGTTATAATCAGTTGCCAAttgtataatttcttttttgggcATTCAGAAGATGATGTCAATAAACTCATGCTCTTGACAGTACTGACTATTTGGAAGTGTAATGCAAATGAAAGTTGTTTCAAGTACCTCTACAGTTTCACATAATGACATGATTCTTTGTACTACCGGGGTAAAATGTTTTACTAGCATCTTGCTTGTGTACATGCATTGTGCACTGGAGTGATAGTCATTACACTTGCACTGTATTTTAGATTGCCTTCtacaattctttttcttgccaATGTTTAGTCTAAAAATGGTCATGCTCCTTGACACTTATTTTTTTCACATCCTCAATTGCAGCTTCCAGCAGATGTGGAATCTGCATTATTGCAGCAAGTCTTGAACCTCACCCCAGATCAGTTGAATTTATTGCCACCAGAACAGCGGCAACAAGTCATTCAGCTTCAACAAGCGCTTCGACAAGATCAGACACAGCCGTCATAACAGGGAAACTGATACACGAACTGTTCTCCAATATAACTTATCGTCTTCTCTGCAGGGTCCTTCAGAGTTGGAAGGAAAATGCCTGCTATCGATTCATCTAATTATAAATGCGTGTAAAATGATTGTTCACGTAAGGTCCAGTTTGGGATGTGAAATGCACAAGCATTATACCATCCATTGTAACATTGATTAGCTTGTTATTAGCATATGTGACAGAATCAGTCCGAAAAGGAgggaaacagaaaaaaaagaaaaaaaaaaaagaaacaaattttgCGTAGCCCTTTCTTGTTGTCTTgggtattttttattttttttttattttttgtattcttttttgtGCTACCTTCGTATTGTTGTTGGAGTTGGGTATTTTATCCATCTTGGTTTAGCCAACATAGAAGCCATTAATATCTCAGTTTAACTGGCATATGAAATTCATCTTCTGTTGCAGCAAATCGTTGCAACCAACAGAGACATGAGTGCCCAAATCTTCACTCCTCATCAATCTCAGTCTCGTCCCTTTCACTCGATAtcaagattttttatttgtgcttaatatgttgagtcttttttttttcttcttctttctttctcttttagtGTTTTGATGACCAGAGCAGACCAGGCATCTCTGGGACAATTATTGTTTGGACTATTTTTCCATTCATTTTGTGAGAAAGActatgaaaaagaaacaaatataatAGCTTCTTAACtctgcaataaaataaaaagataatattttatatcaatttcGAATAGTTGGATAGAATTGAAACTTAGAAGCAAATAGCAAAAAACTATCTTATTTGCTAATCCTGATACAAAACCTGACACAAGTAATTTGCTATATAACTGACAGTCAACAGGCGGAGGAGATTATCACAAAAACACAACATAATCAATACAGAACTACCACAAAAGACAGCTGCAGGCAGACTCACCGTTGAAATACCATTGACATTTGATGAAAGAAACTTACAATTTTTGGCTCAAAAGAAAAGCATGATATCAGAATAACTCCTACAAGTACTGTCTTGAGAGCAAAACCCAGCAAAGCAATGTCTATTTTATACATCTTCTGCATATTCACAGGCCTAAGCATGTAAAGTGACTACACAGCAATCAAACCAAGAATTACATTTCTAACTACTTGTTAAGCTAATACAGTATTTGATTCAGATTCATTACTCCAGCTTTTGTTCCTTCTCTTTCTCTGATTCCTGAATTCCATTCCACAGTTCATTTATCTTTGATTCCATTGCTTTATAATCATCTGTTTCCATAAAAGTCTGATGATCTTCTCTAAATTTGAATGTGCATGGTTTCGAAAGTTTCACATCTAATTCCAACCACTTCAACGCTTCCTCACATCTTTTCATGTCGGCTACCAGCAACGGAAATGCATAATCCTTCAGTTTCGTCTTAATCGAATCCGGCAATCCTGGATGAACCCAGAAAAGCTCCAAACGAAAGATTTCTTTCATCAATCCAAAAAATACGTCTGTCTCTTCTCCAAGTTCTCGGTCGATGCTGCCTTCAGATCCTGCTGCTTCCTCTTCCTCCAACACCAACACTGCCTTTTGTTCCAGGGATTTATTATTCTTCCAGTGGCTCATTATCGCATCTGCCGTGTGAAGTAAATCAAGAAACCTTCTAATTACAACAGTTCTCTCACCTTGAGATGCCCATTTGAGTAAATCTCcaagaatttgaaatttagCCCTCAATCCTTCAGTGTCTGACTCCAAGAACATCAGATTAATAACTAAACGGGACAGATCTTTTCCATGATTGATTGCTCGAGTCTTTAAGGATTTCAGAGTCTCATAACCAACAGCAGCATCAGATTCATCAAAATCTTTCAAGCAGTCCAAGAAACTTATCTTCTTGATTTCCCCTTGATCAGCATTGTAATCTGTATAATCTCGATCACCTTCAGTCACCAGTGCATGAATCTTGGGTTCCAGTCCATGAATTTCCTTACTCTCTGCAGACTTGAATCTGCTAATATTGCGATGGGCTCGGTTGATGTTGCCATACACAGTTAAATCGAACAAGGCGCTC is a genomic window of Ricinus communis isolate WT05 ecotype wild-type chromosome 2, ASM1957865v1, whole genome shotgun sequence containing:
- the LOC8281417 gene encoding cleavage stimulating factor 64 is translated as MASSSQQRCVFVGNIPYDATEEQLIDICREVGPVVSFRLVIDRETGKPKGYGFCEYKDEETALSARRNLQGYEINGRQLRVDFAENDKNADRNREQGRGGPGLANIDPQKQIGGPAILGESAQHQPIGLHIAITAATVMAGALGGVQTGMQSNLNGLQSQSALASDPLTLHLAKMSRSQLNDIMSELKVMATQNKESARHLLLTKPQLPKALFQAQIMLGMVTPQVLQMPNIRQPPGQPAVRPLEDSQQGQRPAIQNVPGLPPFSQRIQSSLVPKLQEGQFSSVSQNSLVQNQFSVPPQLVQPRTQIQQHSNSHIPQQAILSGQSGVPPIPHVHPSVRPQIQVANSSSLNQQTPPSLLQQPGKQVRTANFGRASHIVLPNVAMESSIFPRPLQPDAAFQPGPPILSGISDSVGRGADRSTQVPDDTAQVHRNNAYFKMQTNMVNDSKEPINRPSKMLKLDDGRSMSFSSSALNVSKSGPTQSHAISSVPANSLPKPEELQTSEKQVSQLPADVESALLQQVLNLTPDQLNLLPPEQRQQVIQLQQALRQDQTQPS